A genomic region of Microlunatus sagamiharensis contains the following coding sequences:
- a CDS encoding mismatch-specific DNA-glycosylase, with product MNRTAAPDATHLRPGLRLVIAGTVGQHRTTRYYAGPGNRFYELLHGSGLVDERLDPDTAFRLPDLGVGITDLVLERVERAGHEPEVLIHRREFDRAIRMVGPTAVAFVSKTAATWYARGAGERLPQGYGELSWTVAGVPAFVLPGPSGANNGMPLALRLALWTDLADFLEHLEGTGDPSMRTRA from the coding sequence ATGAACCGCACCGCCGCGCCCGACGCCACCCACCTGCGGCCGGGCCTCCGGCTGGTGATCGCGGGAACGGTCGGCCAGCACCGGACGACGCGCTACTACGCCGGGCCGGGCAACCGCTTCTACGAGCTGCTGCACGGCAGCGGCCTGGTCGACGAGCGGCTCGACCCCGACACCGCCTTCCGGCTCCCCGACCTCGGCGTCGGGATCACCGATCTCGTGCTCGAGCGGGTCGAGCGGGCCGGCCACGAGCCCGAGGTGCTCATCCACCGCCGCGAGTTCGACCGCGCGATCCGCATGGTCGGCCCGACGGCCGTCGCCTTCGTGAGCAAGACGGCCGCGACCTGGTACGCCCGCGGGGCGGGGGAGCGGCTCCCGCAGGGCTACGGCGAGCTGTCCTGGACCGTCGCCGGCGTGCCCGCCTTCGTGCTGCCGGGCCCCTCCGGCGCCAACAACGGCATGCCGCTCGCCCTGCGCCTGGCGCTGTGGACCGACCTGGCCGACTTCCTCGAGCACCTGGAGGGCACCGGTGACCCGAGCATGAGGACCCGAGCATGA
- a CDS encoding HAD family hydrolase — translation MNAPIRAVLFDCDGVLQRPANDWAGEIGRSTGFEGDRLSELLDTISDAEQPILDGSRPFLDVLGEVVRREGLDVDPADLIQVWQHLLVDPAMLDAARDLEAAGVECALGTNQHRERAAYMRAALGYDSIFEPMVISAEIGVAKPDPRFFEVAVERVGLPAEQVLFVDDVLANVEGARSVGLVAEQFAKDAGRPELDRILALHGLAERLAA, via the coding sequence GTGAACGCGCCCATCAGAGCCGTCCTGTTCGACTGCGACGGGGTGCTTCAGCGCCCCGCGAACGACTGGGCCGGGGAGATCGGCCGTTCGACCGGCTTCGAGGGCGACCGGCTCTCGGAGCTGCTCGACACCATCAGCGACGCCGAGCAGCCGATCCTCGACGGCTCGCGCCCGTTCCTCGACGTGCTCGGCGAGGTCGTCCGGCGCGAGGGCCTCGACGTGGACCCCGCCGACCTGATCCAGGTCTGGCAGCACCTGCTCGTCGACCCGGCGATGCTCGACGCGGCCCGCGACCTCGAGGCCGCCGGCGTGGAGTGCGCGCTCGGCACCAACCAGCACCGCGAGCGCGCCGCGTACATGCGGGCGGCGCTCGGCTACGACTCGATCTTCGAGCCGATGGTCATCTCCGCCGAGATCGGCGTGGCCAAGCCGGACCCCCGCTTCTTCGAGGTCGCGGTCGAGCGCGTCGGCCTGCCGGCCGAGCAGGTGCTCTTCGTCGACGACGTCCTCGCCAACGTGGAGGGTGCACGTTCCGTGGGGCTCGTCGCGGAGCAGTTCGCCAAGGACGCCGGGCGACCCGAGCTCGACCGCATCCTCGCCCTCCACGGCCTCGCGGAGCGCCTCGCTGCGTAG
- a CDS encoding DUF72 domain-containing protein, which produces MTHDEDVIRVGISGWTYGPWRGTFYPQGLPVRRQLAYVAERMTSVEVNGSFYGLLRPSSYAGWVEAVAPVAEERFVLAVKGSRFITHMRKLVEPANALANFYASGVLALGTRTGPFLWQLPATFRFDEARLAAFLDALPRTAGEAAALAVQHDARVPEDRALTTAPLPDLPLRHAVEVRHESFRTSAFTDLLRHHGVALVHSDNPGTWPVFDEVTAPFAYVRLHGHDELYASGYDDDQLDAWAARLREWDAAGLDAYVYCDNDAKVRAPFDAINLLSRVGGAHIT; this is translated from the coding sequence GTGACCCATGATGAGGACGTGATCCGGGTGGGCATCTCCGGCTGGACGTACGGGCCCTGGCGCGGCACCTTCTACCCGCAGGGCCTGCCGGTCCGCCGCCAGCTCGCGTACGTCGCCGAGCGGATGACCAGCGTCGAGGTGAACGGGAGCTTCTACGGCCTGCTGCGCCCGTCGAGCTACGCCGGCTGGGTCGAGGCCGTCGCCCCGGTCGCCGAAGAGCGCTTCGTGCTGGCGGTCAAGGGCAGCCGCTTCATCACCCACATGCGCAAGCTCGTCGAGCCGGCGAACGCCCTCGCCAACTTCTACGCCTCCGGCGTGCTCGCCCTGGGGACGCGGACCGGGCCCTTCCTGTGGCAGCTGCCCGCGACCTTCCGCTTCGACGAGGCCAGGCTGGCCGCCTTCCTCGATGCCCTGCCCCGCACCGCCGGCGAGGCGGCGGCCCTGGCCGTCCAGCACGACGCGCGGGTGCCGGAGGACCGGGCGCTGACCACCGCTCCCCTGCCCGACCTGCCGCTGCGCCACGCCGTCGAGGTGCGCCACGAGAGCTTCCGCACCTCAGCCTTCACCGACCTGCTGCGCCACCACGGCGTCGCGCTCGTGCACTCGGACAACCCGGGGACGTGGCCGGTCTTCGACGAGGTGACCGCGCCGTTCGCCTACGTACGCCTGCACGGCCACGACGAGCTGTACGCCAGCGGCTACGACGACGACCAGCTCGACGCCTGGGCGGCGCGCCTGCGGGAGTGGGACGCGGCGGGGCTGGACGCCTACGTCTACTGCGACAACGACGCCAAGGTGCGGGCGCCGTTCGACGCGATCAATCTGCTGTCGCGGGTAGGCGGGGCGCACATCACGTGA
- a CDS encoding DNA polymerase III subunit gamma and tau — protein sequence MFGEPEDGAKPSGTAPLALYRRYRPDTFADVIGQDHVTQPLQRALANNRVNHAYLFSGPRGCGKTTSARILARALNCEYGPRAEPCGHCRSCRDLATGASGSIDVIEIDAASHGGVDDARDLRERAFFAPVQSRYKIYIVDEAHMVTTAGFNALLKLVEEPPPHVKFIFATTEPEKVIGTIRSRTHHYPFRLVPPRILTDYLGKLCAAEGITVEPAVLPLVVRAGAGSVRDALSVLDQLLGGADETGVSYRQATALLGYTPDSLLDEFVDSFAAGDAGGVFASVDKVIEVGQDPRRFAEDLLRRLRDLVIVAAVPDALSSGLVDVAPDQADRLSTQAASLGPGELTRAAEVISTGLTEMRGTTAPRLHLELMCARVLLPGADVDDRGLHARLDRIERRLDMVSGTDVPARPEAPVRSEPGRPVPAAEPARPQAEADDDGPAPAREPDRTQLRAEQRDETPAASGPPAASAPPAPPRTGPVRATTPKPVRPELAALQRDHDAPPPEPETEAVVEDFRGPSGGGTDDTMLGSSQPPEPPAASTGSRMTVTDVRRLWPEVLEEVKSKRRFTWILLSQNAQVAEVHDGVLLLAMANTGARDSFGRGGSEDVLREALVVVLGTDFRIETMVDAGSAGASGTAREQGRPAPAVRPAAEVVPEAPPGQAPVATPAPSGPSARERAIASVQAAGPAEVSDPDEAARRDDTDVDDGVESHHELLARQLGAQIIAEDEPGA from the coding sequence CTGTTCGGCGAGCCGGAGGACGGGGCCAAGCCGTCGGGGACGGCACCGCTGGCGCTCTACCGCCGCTACCGTCCCGACACCTTCGCCGACGTCATCGGCCAGGACCACGTCACCCAGCCGCTCCAGCGGGCCCTGGCCAACAACCGGGTCAACCACGCGTACCTCTTCTCCGGCCCGCGCGGCTGCGGCAAGACGACCTCGGCGCGCATCCTGGCCCGCGCGCTCAACTGCGAGTACGGGCCGCGCGCCGAGCCGTGCGGGCACTGCCGCTCCTGCCGCGACCTGGCGACCGGCGCCTCCGGCAGCATCGACGTGATCGAGATCGACGCGGCCAGCCACGGCGGCGTGGACGACGCGCGCGACCTGCGGGAGCGGGCCTTCTTCGCCCCGGTCCAGAGCCGCTACAAGATCTACATCGTCGACGAGGCGCACATGGTGACCACGGCAGGGTTCAACGCCCTGCTCAAGCTGGTCGAGGAGCCGCCGCCGCACGTCAAGTTCATCTTCGCCACGACCGAGCCCGAGAAGGTCATCGGCACCATCCGCTCGCGGACGCACCACTACCCCTTCCGGCTCGTCCCGCCGCGGATCCTCACCGACTACCTGGGCAAGCTCTGCGCCGCCGAGGGCATCACGGTCGAGCCGGCCGTCCTGCCGCTGGTGGTCCGGGCCGGTGCCGGCTCGGTGCGCGACGCTCTGTCGGTGCTCGACCAGCTGCTCGGCGGCGCGGACGAGACCGGCGTCTCCTACCGCCAGGCGACGGCGCTGCTCGGCTACACCCCCGACTCGCTGCTCGACGAGTTCGTGGACTCCTTCGCCGCGGGTGACGCCGGTGGTGTCTTCGCCTCGGTCGACAAGGTGATCGAGGTCGGCCAGGACCCGCGCCGCTTCGCCGAGGACCTGCTGCGCCGGCTGCGTGACCTCGTCATCGTCGCGGCAGTGCCGGACGCCCTGTCCTCCGGCCTGGTCGACGTCGCACCCGACCAGGCCGACCGGCTCTCGACCCAGGCCGCCTCGCTCGGCCCGGGTGAGCTGACCCGCGCCGCCGAGGTGATCTCGACCGGTCTGACCGAGATGCGCGGCACCACCGCGCCCCGGCTGCACCTCGAGCTGATGTGCGCACGGGTGCTGCTGCCCGGTGCCGACGTCGACGACCGCGGGTTGCACGCGCGGCTCGACCGCATCGAGCGCCGCCTCGACATGGTGAGCGGCACCGACGTCCCGGCGCGTCCGGAGGCGCCTGTCCGCTCCGAGCCCGGTCGACCGGTCCCGGCGGCGGAGCCGGCCCGGCCGCAGGCCGAGGCCGACGACGACGGGCCGGCGCCCGCCCGCGAGCCCGACCGCACCCAGCTGCGCGCGGAGCAGCGCGACGAGACGCCCGCTGCGTCAGGACCGCCCGCTGCTTCAGCACCTCCCGCGCCGCCCAGGACCGGCCCGGTCCGGGCGACCACGCCCAAGCCCGTACGCCCCGAGCTCGCCGCCCTGCAGCGCGACCACGACGCGCCGCCGCCCGAGCCCGAGACCGAGGCGGTGGTCGAGGACTTCCGCGGGCCGTCCGGCGGCGGCACCGACGACACGATGCTCGGCTCGAGCCAGCCGCCCGAGCCCCCGGCCGCCTCGACCGGCTCGCGGATGACCGTCACCGACGTCCGGCGCCTCTGGCCGGAGGTGCTCGAGGAGGTCAAGAGCAAGCGGCGCTTCACCTGGATCCTGCTCAGCCAGAACGCGCAGGTCGCCGAGGTGCACGACGGGGTGCTGCTGCTGGCGATGGCCAACACGGGGGCGCGCGACAGCTTCGGTCGCGGCGGCAGCGAGGACGTGCTGCGCGAGGCCCTGGTCGTCGTGCTCGGGACCGACTTCCGCATCGAGACGATGGTCGACGCCGGCTCCGCCGGGGCGTCCGGCACCGCCCGTGAGCAGGGCCGTCCGGCACCCGCCGTGCGCCCGGCCGCGGAGGTCGTGCCCGAGGCGCCGCCCGGCCAGGCGCC